The region GAGGCGGACAACGTTCCGCCTGGGCTGAACGAGGAGATCATCCGGACGATCTCGGCCAAGAAGAACGAGCCCGAGTGGATGCTGGAGTGGCGTCTCAAGGCCTTCAACTATTGGGCCAAGCTCGAACGCTCGGAGGCCGAGCCCAAGTGGGCAAATATCCACTATCCGCCGATCGACTATCAGAAAATTGTTTATTACTCGGCGCCCAAGGCAGGGCCCAAGAGTCTCGATGAAGTCGATCCGGAGATCCTGGCGACTTACGAGAAGCTCGGCATTCCTCTGCGCGAAAGAGAAAGACTGGCCGGAGTGGCCGTGGACGCCGTGTTTGACAGCGTCTCGGTGGCGACGACGTTCAAAGAAAAATTGGGTGAGCTGGGGATCATCTTTTGCTCTTTTTCCGAGGCGGTCCACCAGCATCCGGAGCTGGTCAAAAAGTATCTCGGCTCGGTCGTCCCTTATACCGACAACTTTTTCGCGGCGTTGAATTCCGCAGTCTTTAGCGACGGATCCTTCTGCTACATTCCCAAAGGCGTGCGCTGCCCGATGGAGCTGTCCACCTATTTCCGCATCAACGCCGCCGAGACCGGACAATTCGAGCGGACTTTGATCGTCGCCGACGAAGGCGCGTACGTGAGTTACCTCGAAGGCTGCACGGCGCCGATGCGCGACACCAACCAGCTCCACGCCGCGGTCGTCGAGCTCATCGCGCACGACAACTCCCAGATCAAATACTCGACGGTGCAGAACTGGTACCCCGGCGACAAAGAAGGCAAAGGCGGCATTTACAACTTCGTCACCAAGCGCGGCAAGTGTCTCGGGAGGAATTCCAAGATCTCCTGGACGCAGGTGGAGACCGGGTCGGCGATCACCTGGAAGTACCCGAGCTGCATCCTGCAAGGCGACAACTCGGTAGGGGAATTTTATTCGGTTGCGCTGACGAACAACTACCAGCAGGCGGATACCGGCACCAAGATGATCCACATCGGTAAGAACACCAAGAGCACGATCATCTCCAAGGGCATCTCGGCCGGCCACGGCCAGAACACGTACCGAGGCCTGGTTAAAATCATGAAGGGCGCGACCGGCTCGCGCAACTATTCGCAGTGCGACTCGCTCCTTTTGGGCGATAAATGCGGCGCGCACACCTTCCCCTACCAGGAGGTGATGAACGCGACGTCAAAGGTCGAGCACGAGGCGTCAACTTCGAAGATCAGCGAAGACCAGCTCTTCTACGCGAGGCAGCGCGGCATTTCGAGCGAAGACGCGGTGACGATGATTGTGAGCGGATTCTGCAAGCAGGTCTTCCGCGAGCTGCCGATGGAGTTCGCCGTCGAGGCGCAAAAGCTTCTCGGCGTGAATTTGGAAGGCAGCGTAGGGTAACGAAACATGGACTCGGTGATTTATTTCGATAACAACGCGACCACGCGGCTGGCGCCGGAAGCGCTGGAGGCGATGAAGCCTTATCTCACCGAGCTTTACGGCAACCCCTCCAGCATCCACGGCTTTGGCAGCCAGGTGGCGCGGAAAATTCAGCAGGCGAGAGAACAGGTCGCGGGGCTGCTTGGCGCAGCCGACCCGGTCGAGATCATTTTCACCAGTTGCGGGACGGAGGGCGATAACGCCGCAGTTCGCGGGATTTTGGACTCACAGCCGGACAAACGCCACATCGTAACCACTCAAGTGGAGCACCCAGCGGTTTTGAGCTTGTGCCAACACCTGGAGAAGAAAGGCTACCGTCTGACCTGGCTCCGTGTCGATGGCAACGGCATGCTGGATTTGGACGAGCTAAAGGATTCTCTAGCCGACGATACCGCCCTGGTCTCGATCATGTACGCCAATAATGAAACCGGCGTGATCTTTCCGATCGAAGCCATCGGCAAGATCGTCAAGGCCAGAGGAATTCCGTTTCACGTCGATGCCGTCCAGGCGGCGGGGAAAGTGCCGCTGAATCTCAAGCAGACTCCGGTCGATCTGCTGACGATATCGGCCCATAAGTTCCACGGGCCGAAGGGCGTCGGCGCGCTTTATGCTCGGAGAGGCATCACGTTTCGGCCTTTTCTGATCGGCGGTCATCAGGAGCGCGGCCGCAGGGGCGGGACTGAAAACGTCGCAGGCATCGTGGGAATGGGTAAGGCGGCGGAGCTGGCCGTTAAAAACTTGCTAGAAGACGAGCGGCGGGTGCGGGCGCTGCGCGATCAACTGGAGAAATCTCTGCTCGAATCCTGTCCCGACAGCCATGTAAACGGCGATCGGAGGGACCGCTTGCCGAATACGCTCAACATGAGTTTCAAATTTTTGGAAGGGGAGGCGATTTTGGTCCTGTTGGACCAGGACGGAATCTGCGCTTCTACCGGTTCGGCCTGTACGGCCGGCTCGGCGGAGCCGTCGCATGTGCTTAGAGCGATGGGTGTGCCTCCGGACTGGCTTCAGGGCGCCGTGAGGTTTAGTTTAAGTCGCTACACAACCGAGAATGAAGTCCAATCTGTCAACCAAAAGGTGCCTTCGATCGTCCAACGCTTGAGCGGTCTTTCTGCTTTGGGCAAGCTGGCGAATCAGGAGCCTAAGCGTGGGGATTACAGTGACCGGGTCGGGGCCAGGAGGTAAGTATGGCGGTCATGCAGGTCTCCAGGAGAGTGGACTACGGGCTCCGCGCAGCTATCTACCTTGCCGGTCAGCACCCGGAGAAAAGCTGCTCGGTGGCTGAGATCGCCGGCCAACAGGGAATCCCGCGCAAGTTTCTGGAAAAAATCATCCAAAGCCTGATTCGCGGCGGGCTGGTGAAATCGAAACGGGGGCACGACGGCGGGTATACTTTGGCCCGCCCGCCGGCCGAAATTTCGTTTCAGGACCTTATCGAGGCGCTGGAGGGTCCCATCGCCGTCAATGTTTGTCTGGATCAGCACATGAACTGCAGCCATCTTCCGCGCTGTGCCATGGTCGGGGTATGGCACGAGATACAGCGGCGCGTGATGGATGTGTTCGTACACACGACGCTGGCCGACCTGCGGAAGCAGCCGGGAACAGGATTCTCTTCTCTGTCGAGTGCGGCATGAATAAAACGTTCACAAGAACGTCCAACCACCCCAGGCCGCACTCCATAGGGAGGTAACATTATGCCATACGAAACAGGTTTCACTGAAGATAGAGTGGCGTCGCTGTTCCAGCCGGACACGCTCATGCCGGCGCAATATCTGGAGACATACCGCAGGAAAACGCACCTGGAGCCGGAGAAGCGGCTGATGCTTGCGGTGTTGGAAGACGCGATTGCATGCTTCCAAAAGTACCTGCTCGTCCGGGACGCGAAAGGCAGAGAAATGTTCCGCGGCGCCGAGGAATGGATCTTGGAGGAGGATAGCGAGTGGCTTTTTTCCTTCGAGAACGTCTGCGAGGCGTTGGGATACAACCCTGCTTATCTCCGTAGCGGGCTCAAGCGCTGGAAAGAAGCGACGCTTCAGGCCCAGCCTAAGGCCAAGGTGTACCATCTGGCGTCGAGGAAGCCGCGCCGAAGCGCGGGCATATCGGAGACGCCTAAGTCCGGCCAGAGAATGCTAAAGGCGGTCAATCGTTAATTCCCGCGGAGAGTCTGGCGCCAAGCGACTGGGGCGGTGGGACGAAAGTGCCACCGCCCTTTTTTATGCCGTCTCGCTTGCCGGGCCGGCGCCAAAGAGTGTATAAAAATTTCTTTTAACCTTATGCCACCACAAAAGAAAAGGAGGAAGATCTTTCGCCCGAGAAGGCTCGTCCGATCCACGCTGGCGGCTCTCGTTTGGCTGCGTTACCGCGCAGCGGAATATAGCTTGAGAAGCTTTGTGCGCGTGCTGCCGTGGCTTCCGGCCCGCTTCCTTTCCGCTCTCTCGTCCGCGATCGCGCGCGGGAGCTTTTTGATCTTGTGGAAATATCGGCGGCGGATGGAAGAGAATCTCGGCGCGGCCATGGCGAAAGAGTTTTCTTCGGCCGGCCAAAGAAAGGCGCTGATTCGCAAAGCCTGGAGAAACTTCGCCCAGTCGGCTCTGGAAACCAGTTACCTGATGAAGGGGCCGAAGGAGAAGGTCCTGGCCTCGGTGGCGATCGAGGGAGAGGAGCATCTCAAGCGGGCGCTGGTCAAAGGCAAGGGCGTCATCGCCCTCAGCGCTCACTTGGGCAATTTCACCATGATCGGCATCCGGTTGGGAGCTGCGGGTTACCCGATGACGGCTTTGATCAAACAACCGCGCGACCCGCGATTTGCCCGTCTTATGGACGGCTATCGGACGGGGGCGGGCCTCGTTACAATCTCAGCCAAACCGCGGCGCGAGGCGGTGCGGAAAGTTCTCAGGGCGTTAAGGGTCGGAAGCGTGGTGTTGATCATCGCCGACGAATTTAAATCCGCCGGCGTGCCGGTGGAGTTTTTCGGTGTTCGTTCGCCGGCGCCGCGCGGACCGGCGACGCTCGCGCTCCGCACCCGCGCCGCGACCGTGCCGATGTTCGCAACCCGGGATGCCGACGATCGGATGACGCTTCATATCGAGCCGGAGATCGAGTTGATTAAAACCGGCAATCGCGAACAGGATGTCGCCGCCAATACCGAGCTGTTCACCCGCCACCTAGAGGGCATGATAAGGCGCTACCCCGATCAGTGGAACTGGCTCGGCTTCCGGCGCGAAGGAATAAGGCCGAGAGGCCGAAAGGTTAAAGGGTTTCAGGATTCGGGAGTTGAAGAACTTTAAACTCTGGAACTGACCCTTAAACCTACTTTGCCTTTATTCGGGCGCTCCATTATAGTGAACACGTGATTCAAAGACGAAAAACAAGGCAAATTCAGCTCGGCAAGGTCAAAGTGGGCGGGGACGCTCCGATTACCGTCCAGTCGATGACCAAGACCGACACGCGCGACGTGCGCGGGACGGTCGATCAGATATGGTCGTTGGAGGCTGCCGGCTGCGATATTGTAAGGGTGGCCGTTCCCGTGCGCGAGGCCGCGGAAAAGCTCGGCGAGATCAAAAAAAAGATTCGCATCCCGCTCGTCGCCGATATCCATTTCAACTACAAGCTCGCGCTCATCGCCCTGCAACAAGGAGTGGACGGTCTGCGCCTCAATCCCGGCAACATCGGCGAGCGCTGGTGCGTGGACGAAGTCATCAAAGCCGCCTCGGAACGTAAAATCCCGATACGCATCGGCGTCAACGCCGGGTCGCTGGAAAAAGACCTGTTGAAGAAATACGACGGACCCACGGCCGACGGGATGGTCGAAAGCGCTCTGCGCCATATCGGCATCCTCGAAGATCTCGGCTATACGGAAATCAAGGTTTCGCTGAAGGCCTCCGATCCGCTCATGATGATCGAGGCTTACCGCATGCTCGCCGCTAAGGTGGACTATCCGCTTCACCTCGGAGTCACTGAAGCGGGCACGCCGTCGATGGGCGCGATCAAGTCTTCCGTCGGCATCGGAACATTACTTGCGGAGGGCATCGGCGACACCATCCGCGTTTCCCTCTCCGCCGATCCGGTGGAGGAAGTGCGGGTCGGGATGGAGATTCTCAAATCGCTCGGTCTCAGGAAAGAAGGCATGACCTTCGTCGCCTGTCCCTCGTGCGGCCGCGCGGATATCGACCTCGTGACGCTGGCGAAAGAAGTGGAGCAGCGTATGCTGCCCTACGTCAACAAAGACATTCACGTCGCGGTCATGGGCTGCGAGGTGAACGGTCCGGGAGAAGCGCGCGCCGCCGACATCGGCGTCGCCGGCGGCAAGGGAATCGGCCTCATCTTCAAAAAAGGCGAGGTGATCCGCAAGGTCCCCGAAGCGCAGATCGTAAGCGCCCTGATGGAAGAAGTGGAAAAGCTCGCGGCAGAGAAGGAAGCGGAGAAGGCGGCTTCTCCCGAAGACTAACTTCTTATGGCGTCCTAGGGGCAACCCCTTCCGGTCGACGGCGATAGGATCAGTGCCTTGAGGCAGTCTTCAAACGACGGAGCTAGGTGCTAAGACACGCAAGTCTGCGGGGCGGGGGGGCCAGCTGTGGCGCGTCATGGAACCTGCACGGTCAGGCGCCGTCGCCCTTCAAGGCTTGCCCCTTCGGACGCCAACATGTCGTTAAATTTTTTGCCATGAATAAGGTCTGATCTCTACTTCCGTCCCAAAGATAAAACCGTGCGCTGGAGCACAACCTTAATTCCGACCCTCAAAGAGGATCCTGCCGACGCCGAGGTCGTCAGCCACAAGCTGTTGGTTCGGGCCGGGATGATCCGCCAGTTGAGCCGCGGTATCTACGACTACCTGCCGCTCGCTCTTAAAGTCATCCGCAAGATCGAAGCGATCGTGCGCGATGAGATGAACCGTGCGGGAGCCCAGGAGCTTCTGCTGCCGATCGCGTCGCCCGCCGAGTTATGGCAGGAGAGCGGCCGCTGGGACGTCTACGGCAAGGAACTGGTCCGGTTCAAGGATCGCCATGAGCGGGATTTCTGCCTCGGGCCGACGCACGAGGAAGTGATCACGGATCTCGTCCGGCGCGTGGTGCGCTCCTACCGCGAGCTGCCTTTCAATCTGTACCAGATTCAAACCAAGTTTCGCGACGAGGTGCGTCCTCGGTTCGGCCTCATGCGCGGGCGCGAATTTATCATGAAGGACGCCTACAGCTTCCATCCGACGGTCGAAGATTGCCGGCGCGAGTATCGAAATATGTTCGACACCTACCGGCGCATCTTCACCCGCCTGGGCCTAAAGTTCCGCCCCGTGGAGGCGGACACGGGGGCGATCGGCGGGAGTCTATCCCATGAGTTCCAGGTTCTGGCGGAGTCGGGAGAAGACGCCATCGTGAGCTGCGACAAATGCGACTACGCCGCTAATATCCAAAAGGCCGAGGTCAAAGGCCGGGCGCATTCAGGACGCGATCTCAAGGACTCCCCTCCGCCTCTCAAGAAGGTGGCCACGCCGGAGAAAAAAACCGTCGCCGAGGTTTCCGAGTTTCTTTCGCTTACCGCCGAGCGGTTTATCAAGACGATGGTATATAAGATAGACGGCGGGGAGCTGGTGGCGGTTTTGGTACGCGGCGACCACGAGATCAACGAGCTGAAACTCAAAGCAGCCCTCCGTTGTGAGAATGTGCAGTTGGCGAGCGAGAGCGAGGTGCAAAAAGCCACCCGAGTCCCGCCCGGATTTTTGGGCCCCATCGGTCTCAAGCTCCGGACCATAGCCGATCACGCGATTCAAGGCATGCGCGGCGCGGTCACCGGCGCCAACGAAGCCGACGCTCACTTCATCGACGTGGACCAGGAGCGGGACTTCACGCCGTCGGCCTTCACCGACCTGCGCGTGGCGGTGGCCGGCGATCCTTGCCCGCGCTGCGAGAATGGCCGTCTCGAATCGTATCGCGGCATAGAGGTCGGCCAGGTCTTTTATCTCGGCAAAAAGTACAGCGAGAAGCTGGGCGCGACCTATCTCGATCCCGAGGGGCGCGAGCAGCCGATCGAGATGGGCTGCTACGGCATCGGCATCTCGCGGCTCCTCGCGGCGGCGATCGAGCAAAATCACGACGACAATGGAATCATATGGCCCTTCGCCATAGCGCCGTTTACGGCGATGCTCCTCCCCATCAACTACAAAGAGGAGAGACTGCAAAAAGCCGCCGACCGGCTCTATCAAGAGCTTCGACAACGCGGCGTCGACGTGCTGTTGGACGATCGTGACGAGCGGCCGGGCGTCAAGTTCAAAGACGCCGATCTCATCGGGATTCCGTTGCGGGTCACTTTGGGCGCGAAAGGTCTCGACAAAGGATGCGTCGAGGTGCGCCGGCGGCGCGATGGCAGTGTTCAAGAGATTCAGATAGAACAAGCGGCAGACAAGATACAAGAGGCGATTCAGGCGGAGATAGACGAAAAACCGTCGCAGAAAAACTGAAGATGGCGTCGAATCTGCAACTCGTCCGCTCCCCCACTCCCATGCGCGAGCGGCTGATCCTCGCCCTCGACGTGGAGGACCTGGATCGAGTAAAGGCGACGCTCAAGCTCCTGGCCGGCGAGGTCGGCATGTTCAAG is a window of Candidatus Binatia bacterium DNA encoding:
- a CDS encoding proline--tRNA ligase, which produces MRWSTTLIPTLKEDPADAEVVSHKLLVRAGMIRQLSRGIYDYLPLALKVIRKIEAIVRDEMNRAGAQELLLPIASPAELWQESGRWDVYGKELVRFKDRHERDFCLGPTHEEVITDLVRRVVRSYRELPFNLYQIQTKFRDEVRPRFGLMRGREFIMKDAYSFHPTVEDCRREYRNMFDTYRRIFTRLGLKFRPVEADTGAIGGSLSHEFQVLAESGEDAIVSCDKCDYAANIQKAEVKGRAHSGRDLKDSPPPLKKVATPEKKTVAEVSEFLSLTAERFIKTMVYKIDGGELVAVLVRGDHEINELKLKAALRCENVQLASESEVQKATRVPPGFLGPIGLKLRTIADHAIQGMRGAVTGANEADAHFIDVDQERDFTPSAFTDLRVAVAGDPCPRCENGRLESYRGIEVGQVFYLGKKYSEKLGATYLDPEGREQPIEMGCYGIGISRLLAAAIEQNHDDNGIIWPFAIAPFTAMLLPINYKEERLQKAADRLYQELRQRGVDVLLDDRDERPGVKFKDADLIGIPLRVTLGAKGLDKGCVEVRRRRDGSVQEIQIEQAADKIQEAIQAEIDEKPSQKN
- a CDS encoding Rrf2 family transcriptional regulator, which codes for MAVMQVSRRVDYGLRAAIYLAGQHPEKSCSVAEIAGQQGIPRKFLEKIIQSLIRGGLVKSKRGHDGGYTLARPPAEISFQDLIEALEGPIAVNVCLDQHMNCSHLPRCAMVGVWHEIQRRVMDVFVHTTLADLRKQPGTGFSSLSSAA
- the ispG gene encoding flavodoxin-dependent (E)-4-hydroxy-3-methylbut-2-enyl-diphosphate synthase; protein product: MQRRKTRQIQLGKVKVGGDAPITVQSMTKTDTRDVRGTVDQIWSLEAAGCDIVRVAVPVREAAEKLGEIKKKIRIPLVADIHFNYKLALIALQQGVDGLRLNPGNIGERWCVDEVIKAASERKIPIRIGVNAGSLEKDLLKKYDGPTADGMVESALRHIGILEDLGYTEIKVSLKASDPLMMIEAYRMLAAKVDYPLHLGVTEAGTPSMGAIKSSVGIGTLLAEGIGDTIRVSLSADPVEEVRVGMEILKSLGLRKEGMTFVACPSCGRADIDLVTLAKEVEQRMLPYVNKDIHVAVMGCEVNGPGEARAADIGVAGGKGIGLIFKKGEVIRKVPEAQIVSALMEEVEKLAAEKEAEKAASPED
- the nifS gene encoding cysteine desulfurase NifS; amino-acid sequence: MDSVIYFDNNATTRLAPEALEAMKPYLTELYGNPSSIHGFGSQVARKIQQAREQVAGLLGAADPVEIIFTSCGTEGDNAAVRGILDSQPDKRHIVTTQVEHPAVLSLCQHLEKKGYRLTWLRVDGNGMLDLDELKDSLADDTALVSIMYANNETGVIFPIEAIGKIVKARGIPFHVDAVQAAGKVPLNLKQTPVDLLTISAHKFHGPKGVGALYARRGITFRPFLIGGHQERGRRGGTENVAGIVGMGKAAELAVKNLLEDERRVRALRDQLEKSLLESCPDSHVNGDRRDRLPNTLNMSFKFLEGEAILVLLDQDGICASTGSACTAGSAEPSHVLRAMGVPPDWLQGAVRFSLSRYTTENEVQSVNQKVPSIVQRLSGLSALGKLANQEPKRGDYSDRVGARR
- the sufB gene encoding Fe-S cluster assembly protein SufB, whose translation is MSRAASSVEMLADRDYKYGFVTDVEADNVPPGLNEEIIRTISAKKNEPEWMLEWRLKAFNYWAKLERSEAEPKWANIHYPPIDYQKIVYYSAPKAGPKSLDEVDPEILATYEKLGIPLRERERLAGVAVDAVFDSVSVATTFKEKLGELGIIFCSFSEAVHQHPELVKKYLGSVVPYTDNFFAALNSAVFSDGSFCYIPKGVRCPMELSTYFRINAAETGQFERTLIVADEGAYVSYLEGCTAPMRDTNQLHAAVVELIAHDNSQIKYSTVQNWYPGDKEGKGGIYNFVTKRGKCLGRNSKISWTQVETGSAITWKYPSCILQGDNSVGEFYSVALTNNYQQADTGTKMIHIGKNTKSTIISKGISAGHGQNTYRGLVKIMKGATGSRNYSQCDSLLLGDKCGAHTFPYQEVMNATSKVEHEASTSKISEDQLFYARQRGISSEDAVTMIVSGFCKQVFRELPMEFAVEAQKLLGVNLEGSVG
- a CDS encoding lysophospholipid acyltransferase family protein; the encoded protein is MRSFVRVLPWLPARFLSALSSAIARGSFLILWKYRRRMEENLGAAMAKEFSSAGQRKALIRKAWRNFAQSALETSYLMKGPKEKVLASVAIEGEEHLKRALVKGKGVIALSAHLGNFTMIGIRLGAAGYPMTALIKQPRDPRFARLMDGYRTGAGLVTISAKPRREAVRKVLRALRVGSVVLIIADEFKSAGVPVEFFGVRSPAPRGPATLALRTRAATVPMFATRDADDRMTLHIEPEIELIKTGNREQDVAANTELFTRHLEGMIRRYPDQWNWLGFRREGIRPRGRKVKGFQDSGVEEL